From Bicyclus anynana chromosome 11, ilBicAnyn1.1, whole genome shotgun sequence:
CTGTATACAAAatctaacaaaattattattagaagcCAGCCAGTCAGCCTATACAAGATTAGTATGGCTAAAGAACAACAAGGCACCATATGACGACAGATGacctagatggaccgaggacatcaaacgggttgcagagagccgctggattctggcggcccgagaccgtgatgtttggaagtctatacaaggcTTATTTCTAGCAGTGGCGTGCTCTCGGCTATTTCAGtaagttaatatattatatgagCAGTTAAAGCTTCTGTTTGTCGCAGATAGGCGATAGCTTATTGGTCGCTTTCGTAACTGTGCTAGTCAAAAGTTGCGAGGTCTGGGTCCACTAGTACAACGTGGTTTAGGCTCTCAGCTTTATCAATGTTTACTTTTGCTTACCTTGTAGGTTTTGGTATGATGGGCTTAAAATGAACGAACAAAGTGTTCATATCCCTAAGCGCGCTCGATGGTAGACTTGATTGTGTGTGGCTGGCCTAAACGCGccataatactagtatagagaAAATAGAGCGACTACATACGTACCGCATTGCTCGTAATCTGACAAAGGGCCATCCCGATCTGCACCACTGCGTTGAAGAATATGCCTACGAGCCAAACTTCgaaacatttttgaattttcgctATCAATCTGCaatttattatgtaaagtaACTAACATGAAATAAAAGCATTATTCTAAccaagttttttatattattaaccaTGAATTAACTGATTTGTTTAACATGAGACCTTGTCAACACTTTGCTAGTCATTCCCTGAGGATACTTCGGTTTGGGAGTTAAACGTACGTAAAGGGTTTTTTCGGGTCTGGGTTATTTTGCTACTTGAGAATTTCGCGTAGAATAGTAAGACAAATAATTATTCAACGATGGTTCGTAAGTTCATTTGATAGGTGGTGCAAATCTATttttatccgacttcaaaaaaaggaggaggttctcaattcgactgtatgttttttttataacaattaaatgCGTGCACACtgttttaatttcttcaaaaaagctataatttttcaattgatAAGAGTACGTAGGTAttgattatattctttaactttatttaatatttctttattatgcTTTAGATTTACAGAGGGACTCGGTAGGTGGAGTTGCTATTAGGCTccagaaaacaaaaaaatattttttcagattTATCAGAACATAGGTATAGCTTTTATTTCCCCttaccaaaaaaatacaattatagtcaaaaataaaagttaccTTATAACTTTACAGTGTTCTTCCACGAATATTGcaatatttgcttttatttGTGGGATATCCTCTATGTCATCCAATAAATGTTGTAATTTATGGCtgaatagtttaatttttaaggaTACATGCAATATACACACGGAGAATACGCCATCATAACCTTGAAACAACAAAATATCTGCTTATTATCAAtgtgtgtttgtattgtatgtttgtcACTCTCAAAAGTGACTGAAAAACTGAGGCAAAGAATAAATAGAGTAATCCTAATATCTGTTTGCAACGTCCctttatgcattggcaggtccataaaAATCTTGgagatcttgttatagaagagtacacccaaccttacgaaagtattttttttccatgTTAGCATAAGCTGACATACTATCAGATTTCATTGTTAAAATGAGGTATCTCTCAGTCCTAAAGCACGATTGATGCGTattctagtaaataatattaaaagaatgTTATCGTTGACTTTGTTACATCCTAGTTGACttagtagaggaaacatctcaaACAGGTCCCAGGAATTGTGACCTTCGGTGTAAgtatccctttagaatgcattgaCATTCatcttccctgcccgacatttTCTCCATgctcacactaaacaatttatctatactaatattataaagaggtaaagtttgtaagtttgtaagtttgtcacattttttaaatggggtaatcttcggaactactggtccgattttaaaaattctttcaccagtagaatgctacattatcggggagtgctataggctatattttatattattatcatatatattagccgagttatcacagtttttgtcatacaggtcggactgaaaatccccttaaacagacttattcgcatgcgctgccttaattattgtgtaaaattgaaataaatgtatggagactttatgtatctttaaaagttctacaaaaaagtccgcgacaccatatatctatcttctatatattagcagatatagtaccttttgtgttttaaaaattattaattttatatacttaggtttacgtcattatttatacaactaaactttaaagcttattaaaataaattatttaataatcacaaggatattatggagataagatttgccctttacagtatgttaattacttaaatagtttcggagataatactaaatttctaaaagacgcagaaattcggCTATATGACGTcgggcgctttcatttacgtagttcccgttcccgtgtaaatatggggatcaaacatagcctatgacactcgcaaataacgtagctttctattggtaaaacaatttttcaaatcggtctattagatccagagattacttcctacaaccacacaaactttacctctttatattattagcatagaagtctctatttctcttggtcataccaccgcTCTCGAaggactgaaccgattttgctaaggggtaagatagagaagtcacagggtagggcagggtacgggtagggaagcgtaggggtagggtaggtttagggccgggtttagggtagtggtagggtaggagtagaggtagggtagtggtagggtagaggtacgggtaggatagggaagtggtagggtaggggtaggataggcgtgagataggggtacgggtgggataggggtaggaaagggatagggtacgggaagggttggggtaggatgggggtagggtgtaggtaaggtaggggtagggtaggggtaggtctggggtagggtagggatagggtgggggtaggggtaggatagatgtaggggtcgggtagggtagggttggggtagtggtagggtaggcgtagggtagggtagggtaggggtagtagtaaagttgacatcgaaatttacgcggacgaagtcgcgggcgtccgctagtcatcaaTAATTAGAACATAAATCATTGTCATTATCAACAACAAAACATTACTACACAATATCACtaacgctgcctaacaaacaactgaactcAAGTCATTAAATACTTCTTATTTATAACATCACTGTTGCGACAACTATGTACAAATAGGGAGGTATTTGGTAtactccacaataacataaatgttaataccacccgtaATCGAGGAACGTAACAATCCATAAGTTTCTTACCAGCGAATCCAACAAAGATGACCCACACAATATACAAAGAGTACACGCATATCGCCTCAAAGTACGGCGTCTCGTACTTCTGCTCCTCGGTGAGGTAGATCATCTCCGTCTCGTGCACCATGTACCGCGTGGGAGCCACTGACGCCAGCTGCGAGTAGACCGTGCACGCGCAGGCCAGGAGCGGGTAAGACGACGCCGTCACTGACAGTATACCTGAAAGAAAGAACAAAACTTAACTTAATGATTATCTGTAACTACCTAGTTTAGATTAACATGAATGTAAGTAATgtagatttattaattaattaacataagtGTAATCTAGATATAAGAAGAGACCGCACGCCAGGGAGCAAAGCTCTGCAGAGCCACTACcactattttgtaaatttttgcgTGCAGTcactattttgtaaatttttgtctTACTTTAATCAtgtgttaaattttttaattgtttttttattatttcatattgtatgtttgtgttgtactcagctaaataaaacattttattattattattaaacaaaagtgTATATACACTACGCTAGTTGACTTTTTTAAAACAGTCATATATTGTTCATTGTCTTTCTATTAGTAAAGAATAtcgcatttttttaaacattaaactcccaaaatctttaaaaaaactcccaaatttgtattttaaaattaaattttgacataagGGCGAAAACACTATCAAAGATATTATAAACTCTTTGATCGTAACGCGTTCACCAGCTTAATCGTTaatagctgtgatagcccagtggatatgacctttgccttcgattcggagacggagagtgtaggttcgaatccggtcggagacatcatcatcatcatcatcatcatcatatcagccgatggacgtccactgcaggacataggccttttgtagggacttccaaacatcacgatactgagccgcctgcttccagcgaatacctgcggatcggggacatgcacctccaatttttcagttatgtcattttaaaaaatttaatatcaaacCTACAATCCTGAAACTTTTACTTCAAGTTTCGGCCACAATTCACATAATACAACGTTGGattatgcccgactagtttcgaactcacacggggctcttagtcatgagctggttcttgcggATCGTGACGTGATCGCGCGCATACTTACCAATCCAAATTTTCTCAAGGGTTTTAGTCATTTGTATGGTGTTGTCCACGATGAGTCGGCGTTCCTCTGGCAAGTCATTGAACGTCTCGTAGTCGCAGTCTATCTCAGCGATGAGTTCTCCCAGCTCTTTCTTCCGTGTCACCGTCAGTATTAGCTGGGGAAAATTAATTTCCTTGGAAAGCTATTTTTCTGATCTAGTAAAAGTTATGAACTAACTTTTCAAAGTTATTTTACCTTACCTTCTTGTACCTTATACTCTTCATTCCTCCCTTCACCGTATGGAACCGATGTCTTGTGGACTACCTACCGGgcgcctgcaacttcgtccgcgtggaattaagtttttcacaaatcccgagggaaccatggacttttccgagatgaaaagtagcctcatttcaaatttcagccaaatcgccgcgaAATTGataaagtttcatacaaactttcatcccctattttatccctttggGGGTAGAATCAAATTCAAagaactttaattaaataattataacacaaaaagtacatacataataatatgacaTTGTGCATCACATAAATTCGATAATATTGCTTTAGTGAAACACTGTGTTGCAGTTAGTAGCCCATTTTTGGAGATACAACCTTATACGTTAGGGCTTTATTTTAATCActacctaccagtggcgaaggatggaatatAAATGAAGGTAAAAATGAAATCGTCCcaaagaaaatgaaattcatatagcgtgatacaaacaTCGGCTTCTCATGTATACTGTACAACAATGCATATGCATGGAtgtttaaaggtaacccggcgggattCGGCTTGCATGATCTCTGCGCCGCTGCTACCTACATAACTCAACTTAACTTAATGCCAACCCACGGTCCgataaactgatcgtgtgttgtatagaagcaggcgttactttgcggaagttcatcatgatttatttattttgctatcatctgcgataagccgacgaacccatgcgacaacgtcacccaggtccgacaaaatactctctacgtacgtttcacaccgaaaccggagcattctcaggagatgttgactcttcaacgtgcaattgcaaatgcaaactgatcgtgtgttagtcgcgCTGTACTTGACATCATGAAGATCACGaccacacacgatcagttttatcagatgTCAAGCCATCAGCGCTGCATTGGGGTTATTGGATAAGAAAACTCACCTTTATGATGGTAAACACGAGGGACACCATGATGATGGACTGCCGCACCAGGTTGGCCATGTCGTTGTTCACGATGCGCGAGCGCATGTCGGAGCCCACGATCACGAGAGCGGGCGCCACGGTCAGTATGTAAATAACTGAAAGGTTCTGAGTGTCGAGATACGCGGCAGCGTGTCAGACTAATTCGAGCGAAAGCTAGccagcggatgcctgcgacttcgtccgctcttagacctccttgATCCGGCCCgatcgcaaaattcgttcttagcggacgtctggCGTCCAGCggatttatacagggtgtcccgtaaatattacgccatactctacagggtaatagctgacatcaaggcctactaaaatatcgcaatatatgttaattaaaattttacggtttttaagttaaaattatattttataactttatcggcgtattttatttacattttcatactAAATTACAACTTTCTAGTACTAATAGTTTCTGAACTAAAATGTTCTAATATCTTACATTTTTAGAATCCCTATTAAATGAGCatttcagcacatggtacgaATAAACTGCAAtgtttcggctaacatatattttagtaggccttgatgtcagctatcaccctgtgtagtatgtcataatattatttacgggacaccctgtatacatactagcggaagcccgagACATCTtcagcgtggaatttagtttttcacaaatcccttgataACCAAGGATTTGAAGGAAACCaagatgtgttaatccagactataatctacctCTACTtcaatttcaggtgattcggttctgtagtcgaggcgtgaaagagtaacaatcattcataccatcaaaatcatcaggttttcgcaaatctcgggaatccatggatggtttcgggataaaaagtagcctatgtgttaatccagagtaaaatctatttcaattccaaattccagccaaattgcttcagtagtagcggcgttaaagaataataaacatccaaacaaacatacaaccatacaaactttcgcgtttatagtatAAGTAGGAAGTACGATATATTTCAAGATCAAATGCACTCTATATCAACTAAACATAGGTCTTCCAAATACCATGGTTCTAAACCAGGCAACCAACTTATCGCAATTATCTAGTAGAAGTCTATGCAGGAACATTCCATCTGTGAACTATATCAGAGTAAAAATATCGTCTATCTGTAGGTACTTGTAACTATGTGCGCCGCTTATAGCAAGTTTAGCCATGCTATTTCACTTAACTTTTGCGAAACAGTTTattttaggtacctattaaaTAGTTTTTCGATAAATTGGAGTCGACTTCTAAACGTCGGTCAGCTTCCAGGAAAACCCAACGTTCTCTTAATGTATACCTACTGTAAATGTAAACATTGGGTTTTTTGGGTTGGGTTATAACTACTCAGCcgcattattattaaatattattactaagtatatcatgatgataattaaattatgtatatatatatatatatatacagccTATACAATCGTCGGCAATACagataacaaaaaatacttaaagtACGTGGCTTCTCTTCGTCTGTACTATGTGTCCGAGGGATATACCTTAGAGTTCAACATACTAATGAATGAGACTTTAGCAGTGGCGCTGTTTTGATATCGCAAGTCTTTTGAAACTTTTTAACGGAAACCTTTCCTTGAACCTTTCCTTTTCTAAAACCATAATTTTTCCACAGACCATGAAGAAGGCTATAGCTGTTTCCCGTTTTTGgcacatattttgttaataccCCACTACTAGGTATGGGTCGTAGCGACTAGCTTGATAATACGAGTTTACTATTCAacacaaatataatttaaaattttcaatttgtattagtggtttctgagattagtgcgtttaaCCAGACAAacatcatcatattattattatagtaggtaaatataCTAATATGTAACATTTAAAGCTTCTCACTGATAATCCTCTTCCTCTTCTGTTCATTCCGTGGATGTGGGTTGGGATACATCATTGCCAGAGTTAGGAAAAACATATACATCGTGTACGTCTGCATCAGACTCCTGACCCTCCTGCGGCCATCGCCTCGCTCGCCTGAGATATACATACTATCATGTTATTTACATCCATATGTAATGATTAAGAAAGAaaaagtcgtgatagcccagtggatatgacctctgcctccgattccggagggtgtgggttcgaatccggtccagggcatgcacctccaactttttagttgtgtgcattttaagaaattatatatcacgtgtctcaatcggtgaaggaaaacatcgtgaggaaacctgcatactagagaattatcttaattctctgcgtgtgtgaagtctgccaatccgcattgggccagcgtggtggactattggcctaacccctctcattctgagaggagactcgagctcagcagtgagccgaatatgggttgatgaccaagaaagaaatacatacttattaaaaaaaacaaccgacttcaaaacattaacgtacccacgaaaccaaaaacgaaaaaataactAGGTATCTcttttcagttcagtagttgatattataataatgttcttATTTCCagctttttaatttctttaagacagactttttattttaaatataactaaatacagACAATGTCATTCCTGACTTGGATACATTCTAGTTAGTAAATTTTACTTCGATGgttccaatttattttttatgcttttttgataatttgtgttaaaacagtaatatacatgtcataatatatatatttttgaaatggtatttttaagactttcatttgatacccatattgttaggATAAGGTAAAAGAACTTAGCCATCCCCCACCTATTTTCAtttacgggcgccattttgaaaatgtatatagcctatgtcactatcACAGTTCTGGCGAACTCAGTCATAATCCGTCCAGCTGTTTGGGCCACGATAaggcgtgccaaagaaatggacatacatacacatatacaaacatacacagattcatacgctcgaaaaacattaccctccttctgacgcagtccggaaaaagtagaataaattaataacaactaTCAGACGCCCCACTGATAAACCAACGTAGTTGCCATTCaagtgggaatacggagataaaacatagcctgtgacactcacagataacgtggctttttattggtaaaataaccttcaaaaatcggtccagtagatccagagattacctataTAATAACCTCAAAAACTATAACTCCTTAAAATATTAGCTTATAGgttgaacaaaaatatttttttgaatttttcataCATGTTGGCGTAGTCTGCGTCCTCGGCTTCGTGTTCCAACAAAAcatattaagataattttcgCCAAGTTCGTATTATTCGAACGTCTTATGTCCAGTTGGTTTCATCGACTTCAAATTCTCTATATGTCTTACTAaagattttaaagaaattatattttttctgtaaaattatttactgaAAGTACTTTAAGCtacaaataacaattaaaaatttataaataagataaaataattgtgtacacctatctaacgtttctgattactgttttactttacttttcttttttgtaatgatttctttttgtaatgtagtagtcctatttattgtattttttgtaattagtcctagtccaacggaaaacattagaaaatcctacctggtctccacgatacagatcaatctagtgtggagaccacaggcaatcttatggtttttgtatctatttttggttaataaagaatttatttattttgtttagtggaaggtcataagaggagaggaaggccaaagaagggatggttggattgtgtgaaagaggacatgtgtgtaaaaggagtggatgatgagttgacgagtaatagagacgaatggaaaagattgacatatttttccgtccccacttaagtgggataagggtaaggagatgaaaatgaaagaatttatttattttatttacttacaaacgAGGTTTTTCTTTGTCGCTACAATTTGAGAGTACAAGAGTCGTCATTTAGGCACCCTCACTATCCGTTGCctttcctcccgtagtgtggctctcgCCCTGTGGACGTGTCACCTCGTCGTATAGATGTCCAAAGAAAGTGAATATACTGTTTGATGTCCAGCTCTTGGGGTGATTGAAATGTTGGTTCGGAACTGTGTCCAGGATTCTGCCAAGCTTTCTTCTCCAGCACCGCATTTCTAGAGAATCTATCTTCTTTTTCTCTTCCAGAGCCAGCACCACAAAGAAATATGACAAACACCAATGCCCGGACTAGTGGAATTATAGTGGCGTTTGTGATGTTTCTGTTTCCCCACAACCTTCTGAGTCAATCCATGGCAGACCTTGTTATAGCCATCCCCCGTTTACTTTAAAGGTTGACCCGTAAATATTTCAAAGTTTCAGTTTTGTAGTGCAGAAATTGCAAACACCAGAAACTTTTTTTAGTGTTAGGTACAAATAAACTTGAACCCATAATCTATGGGAGCCTTTGATCATAAGCCAAGGTGCGcacattttagtatttttttttttaatattctttagaagttagtagtagtagtttagaagatgatgcaatctaagatggaagcgggccaacttgttagaaggaggatgaaaatccacacccctttcggtttctacacgacatcataccggaacgctaaatcgcttggcggtacgtctttgtcggtagggtggtaactacccacggccaaagcctaataaaataaacaaaataaaataatatataggtacgaTTCTCTGTTTTTCCGACCGATTTTCATGTAGTTTTTGTAAGTAGGTGAAGTAAATAGCTTAGTAAAGTACCTAGTAACCTAGAAACAGAGCGgactaaaaaaaagttatatatgtACTTGTATTAGATAAACGAATTACATGCAGACAAAGTCAAAGGCACAaggaaaatgtaataaaaagtt
This genomic window contains:
- the LOC112055468 gene encoding uncharacterized protein LOC112055468; the protein is MYPNPHPRNEQKRKRIIIIYILTVAPALVIVGSDMRSRIVNNDMANLVRQSIIMVSLVFTIIKLILTVTRKKELGELIAEIDCDYETFNDLPEERRLIVDNTIQMTKTLEKIWIGILSVTASSYPLLACACTVYSQLASVAPTRYMVHETEMIYLTEEQKYETPYFEAICVYSLYIVWVIFVGFAGYDGVFSVCILHVSLKIKLFSHKLQHLLDDIEDIPQIKANIAIFVEEHCKVIRLIAKIQKCFEVWLVGIFFNAVVQIGMALCQITSNAEADINAMYYFYAVATAVHIYVPCHLASDVTYHAAEVATVAYSSSWESVQDAGVKRSIAIIIARAQIPINFQALGMLTFNMEMFVSVSILL